One stretch of Sphingomonas rosea DNA includes these proteins:
- the fahA gene encoding fumarylacetoacetase: MRIDHTHDPALVSWVESANGHTDFPIQNLPLCIFSTDGAERRAGVAIGDFLLDLGAVSDLLGDAWVAELAQPVLNGFLALGAGARVMLRHALSRLLSDETARDAIEPALIGQSEAVMHLPCLVGDYTDFYVGIHHATNVGKQFRPANPLLPNYKYVPIGYHGRASSVRVSGEPVHRPSGQRKPPEAEVPVFGASRRLDYELELGIWVGPGNRLGEPIAIDEAEQHVAGYCLLNDWSARDLQAWEYQPLGPFLAKNFLTSVSPFVVTPEALAPFMTAAFARPNGDPAPLDYLAGGSERPGLGIRVEASMTTARMRDAGIAPHRLSSGIAADAMYWTAEQIVTHHACNGCNLQPGDLIGTGTLSTASADGLGSLLEISQGGKMPIVLPSGEQRSFLEEGDELVFTGRASADGYVGIGLGECRGLVVG, encoded by the coding sequence ATGAGGATCGATCACACGCACGATCCGGCACTCGTCTCCTGGGTCGAAAGCGCGAATGGGCACACCGATTTCCCGATCCAGAACTTGCCGCTCTGCATCTTCTCGACCGACGGGGCCGAGCGCCGCGCGGGCGTGGCGATCGGCGACTTTCTGCTCGACCTCGGCGCCGTCAGCGACCTCCTTGGCGATGCCTGGGTGGCGGAGCTGGCACAGCCGGTTCTGAACGGCTTTCTGGCGCTGGGTGCCGGTGCGCGAGTGATGCTTCGCCATGCGCTCAGCCGGCTGCTGAGCGACGAAACCGCGCGCGATGCGATCGAGCCTGCGCTGATCGGGCAGTCGGAAGCGGTGATGCACCTGCCGTGCCTCGTCGGCGACTACACCGACTTCTACGTCGGTATCCACCACGCGACCAACGTCGGCAAGCAGTTCCGGCCGGCCAATCCGCTCCTGCCAAACTACAAATATGTGCCGATCGGCTATCACGGCCGGGCGTCGAGCGTTCGGGTTTCGGGCGAGCCGGTGCATCGGCCAAGCGGGCAGCGCAAGCCGCCGGAAGCGGAGGTGCCGGTGTTCGGCGCGTCGCGGCGGCTCGATTACGAGCTCGAGCTCGGCATCTGGGTCGGTCCGGGCAACCGGCTGGGTGAGCCGATCGCGATCGACGAGGCCGAGCAGCATGTGGCGGGCTACTGCCTGCTTAACGACTGGTCGGCGCGTGACCTGCAGGCTTGGGAATATCAGCCGCTAGGGCCCTTCCTCGCCAAAAACTTCCTGACCAGCGTGTCGCCGTTCGTCGTTACCCCCGAAGCGCTAGCGCCCTTCATGACCGCGGCCTTCGCGCGGCCCAACGGCGATCCGGCGCCGCTCGACTATCTTGCCGGTGGCTCGGAACGGCCGGGACTCGGCATCCGCGTCGAAGCCTCAATGACGACCGCCAGGATGCGCGACGCGGGCATTGCGCCGCATCGCCTGAGTAGCGGCATCGCGGCCGATGCCATGTACTGGACCGCCGAGCAGATCGTCACCCATCACGCCTGCAACGGCTGCAATCTCCAGCCCGGCGACCTGATCGGAACCGGCACCTTGTCGACCGCCAGCGCCGACGGGCTGGGGTCGCTGCTGGAGATCAGTCAGGGCGGCAAGATGCCGATTGTGCTTCCGAGCGGCGAGCAGCGCAGCTTTCTCGAGGAAGGCGACGAACTCGTCTTCACGGGTCGTGCCTCGGCGGATGGCTATGTCGGCATCGGGCTCGGCGAGTGCCGGGGACTGGTCGTCGGATGA
- a CDS encoding M20/M25/M40 family metallo-hydrolase, with protein sequence MMRWLGLAALLAAVPAAAQLSSSEQRMKTTVDAEQGRTLGLLERMVNQNSGSQNPAGVEKVAAMVRAELEPLGFRVRWIPLPQTGRAGHLTATHSGKRGTKRLLLIGHLDTVFEPDSPFQRWVREGDKGFGPGASDNKGGVAVMIASLRAMHAAGTLKPANVTVFLTGDEEDPGSPQRVARADLIAAGKEADAALDFEGLAQEGGRDMGSVARRSVNDWTLTIRARGAHSSGVFSAGSGFGANYELARIIDAFRREVAEPSLTFNVGLIAGGTKAQLDAGGIRAEATGKTNIIAADAVARGDLRALSQEQIDRAKAKMKAIVAQSLGGVTEARIEFEDGYPPMAPSAGNRALLDRLNVVNRDLGLSLMAPLDPLKRGAGDISFVAADVDGLVGLGPSSTGDHTPAERVDIPSMWRQATRAAILMSRLSRERR encoded by the coding sequence ATGATGCGGTGGCTCGGACTGGCGGCGTTGCTTGCGGCCGTCCCTGCCGCCGCGCAATTGAGTTCGTCCGAGCAGCGGATGAAGACGACCGTCGACGCCGAGCAGGGACGGACGCTCGGCCTGCTCGAGCGGATGGTGAACCAGAATAGCGGAAGCCAGAATCCGGCAGGGGTCGAGAAGGTCGCGGCGATGGTCCGTGCCGAGCTCGAGCCACTCGGCTTCCGGGTCCGCTGGATTCCGCTGCCGCAGACCGGTCGTGCGGGGCATCTCACTGCGACCCATTCGGGCAAGCGCGGGACCAAGAGATTGCTGCTGATCGGCCATCTGGACACGGTATTCGAGCCCGACTCGCCCTTCCAGCGCTGGGTGCGCGAGGGCGACAAGGGGTTCGGGCCGGGAGCGTCCGACAACAAGGGCGGGGTTGCGGTGATGATCGCGTCGTTGCGCGCGATGCACGCGGCGGGGACGCTGAAGCCCGCCAATGTCACGGTCTTCCTGACTGGAGACGAGGAAGATCCGGGCTCGCCCCAGCGCGTCGCCCGCGCCGACCTCATTGCGGCGGGCAAGGAGGCCGACGCGGCGCTCGACTTCGAGGGTCTGGCTCAGGAAGGCGGGCGCGACATGGGTTCGGTCGCGCGCCGATCGGTCAACGACTGGACGCTCACTATCCGTGCCCGGGGTGCGCATTCGAGCGGTGTCTTCTCCGCGGGCAGCGGCTTCGGCGCGAATTACGAGCTTGCGCGGATCATCGACGCCTTCCGACGCGAAGTTGCCGAACCGAGCCTGACCTTCAATGTCGGGCTGATCGCCGGCGGGACCAAGGCGCAACTCGATGCCGGCGGAATCCGGGCCGAGGCGACCGGCAAGACCAACATCATCGCTGCCGACGCGGTGGCCCGCGGCGACCTGCGCGCGCTCAGCCAGGAGCAGATCGACCGCGCCAAGGCGAAGATGAAGGCCATCGTGGCCCAGTCGCTCGGCGGCGTCACCGAGGCCAGGATCGAGTTCGAGGATGGCTATCCGCCGATGGCGCCGTCCGCTGGCAACCGGGCGCTGCTCGATCGATTGAACGTCGTGAACCGTGACCTCGGCCTGTCCTTGATGGCCCCGCTCGATCCGCTGAAGCGCGGCGCGGGCGACATCAGTTTCGTCGCCGCCGATGTCGATGGTCTCGTCGGCCTGGGGCCATCCTCGACGGGCGATCACACGCCGGCCGAACGGGTCGATATTCCGTCGATGTGGCGGCAGGCGACCCGCGCCGCCATTCTCATGAGCCGATTGAGCCGGGAGCGCCGCTAA
- a CDS encoding GNAT family N-acetyltransferase, with protein MDVVNNAEMHRFEIELPDGAVAFADYRRMDGRVMFPHTVVPPAHEGQGLASKIARASLDWARSEGLKVIPACSFYRTYLQRHPEYQDLLHND; from the coding sequence ATGGACGTCGTCAACAATGCCGAGATGCATCGCTTCGAGATCGAGCTTCCCGACGGTGCGGTCGCCTTTGCCGATTATCGGCGGATGGACGGCAGGGTGATGTTCCCGCACACGGTCGTTCCGCCGGCGCATGAGGGGCAGGGCTTGGCCTCTAAGATCGCCAGGGCGTCACTCGACTGGGCACGGTCCGAGGGGTTGAAGGTCATCCCCGCGTGCAGTTTCTACCGGACCTATCTCCAGCGCCATCCCGAGTATCAGGACCTACTTCACAACGACTGA
- a CDS encoding autotransporter outer membrane beta-barrel domain-containing protein — protein sequence MLKFVGARALLGATALAALTTATPASAQRIDRIVTFGDSYADTGNLFNLAGINRVTFQNGIYASGRFSGGTNYIDTLSTLLQAPVENFAIGGATAVRGAPATAFDLQLQVDNFLNVGTQSSVFPNGPASFGKGDLVTVSIGGNDARYFQQGSYGSLTVNDAIAASRTQLDRLVAAGAPTISFLAGNTALLPEVATNPGAQAIRNTFSTTYNNALQTTLAGYASRGVVVHYLDLTKVLQAVQANGAAFGLPNGVVCAPTSTNVQSGCQGYLFYVDQLHLSSDGFRVVAQYVYRQLQAPLNIGATSDLGLDNARHFGRTLNSRMDLGSPRDGEVLQGARVFVTGDSLNHDYRRSDVTDAFEVDQVGATAGVEFGFGGNGLVGLAGNYSRGRAKFDNDSARVTGKTWQAGIYGAYAIGPAFVQAHAGVGRTDYDIRRAAVIDSLRASPNGSHQLAGLKAGYLMPVSAVRVGPVVSLDYARAKVDGYTESGDGALSLNVGSQRYEALVGGAGLELRGSFGAAGAAVKPFATAMLEKDLKGNGRVLTFSQTATPTIVNRFDLGRRDKGVYTRFGGGASAELSSRIQIDVAASTTAGRDEGNEMSLQAGLRVGF from the coding sequence ATGTTGAAGTTTGTGGGTGCTCGTGCGCTGCTTGGCGCGACCGCTCTTGCCGCGCTGACCACCGCCACGCCGGCGAGCGCGCAGCGCATCGACCGCATCGTGACCTTCGGTGACAGCTATGCCGACACCGGCAACCTGTTCAACCTCGCGGGGATCAACCGCGTCACCTTCCAGAACGGCATCTACGCCAGCGGTCGCTTCTCGGGCGGGACAAACTACATCGACACGCTTTCGACGTTGCTTCAGGCGCCGGTCGAGAACTTCGCCATCGGCGGTGCGACCGCCGTGCGCGGCGCGCCGGCGACCGCCTTCGACCTGCAGCTGCAGGTCGATAACTTCCTCAACGTCGGCACCCAGTCGTCGGTGTTCCCGAATGGCCCGGCGAGCTTTGGCAAGGGCGATCTCGTCACCGTGTCGATCGGCGGCAATGACGCGCGCTATTTCCAGCAGGGCTCCTACGGCTCGCTGACCGTGAATGACGCGATCGCGGCCTCGCGCACCCAGCTCGACCGTCTGGTCGCCGCCGGCGCGCCGACCATCAGCTTCCTCGCGGGCAATACCGCGCTGCTCCCGGAGGTTGCGACCAACCCCGGTGCCCAGGCGATCCGCAACACCTTCTCGACTACCTACAACAATGCGCTCCAGACGACGCTCGCCGGTTATGCCAGCCGCGGCGTGGTGGTCCACTATCTCGACCTGACCAAGGTCCTGCAGGCAGTGCAGGCCAACGGCGCGGCGTTCGGCCTCCCCAATGGGGTAGTCTGCGCGCCGACCTCGACCAACGTTCAGAGCGGCTGCCAGGGCTATCTGTTCTACGTCGACCAGCTGCACCTGAGCTCGGACGGCTTCCGCGTCGTCGCGCAATATGTCTATCGCCAGCTCCAGGCCCCGCTCAACATCGGCGCGACCAGCGACCTGGGTCTCGACAATGCGCGCCACTTCGGCCGCACGCTGAACAGCCGCATGGATCTCGGCAGCCCGCGCGACGGCGAGGTTCTGCAGGGTGCCCGCGTGTTCGTGACCGGTGACAGCCTCAATCACGACTATCGCCGCAGCGACGTTACCGACGCGTTCGAGGTCGACCAGGTCGGCGCCACCGCCGGCGTCGAATTCGGCTTTGGCGGCAACGGCCTCGTCGGCCTCGCCGGTAATTACAGCCGTGGCCGCGCCAAGTTCGACAACGACAGCGCGCGCGTGACGGGCAAGACCTGGCAGGCGGGCATCTACGGCGCGTACGCGATCGGACCCGCCTTCGTGCAGGCTCACGCTGGCGTCGGCCGCACCGATTATGACATCCGCCGCGCGGCGGTGATCGACAGCCTCCGGGCCAGCCCCAACGGCAGCCACCAGCTCGCCGGCCTCAAGGCGGGCTATCTGATGCCGGTCAGCGCGGTTCGCGTCGGGCCGGTCGTCAGCCTCGATTATGCGCGCGCGAAGGTCGACGGCTATACCGAGAGCGGCGACGGGGCGCTCAGCCTCAACGTCGGCAGCCAGCGCTACGAAGCGCTGGTCGGTGGCGCGGGTCTCGAGCTTCGCGGGTCGTTCGGCGCGGCGGGCGCGGCGGTGAAGCCGTTCGCCACGGCGATGCTCGAGAAGGACCTCAAGGGCAATGGCCGCGTGCTGACCTTCTCGCAGACCGCCACGCCGACCATCGTCAATCGCTTCGACCTCGGCCGCCGCGACAAGGGCGTCTACACCCGCTTCGGGGGTGGTGCGTCGGCCGAGCTGTCGAGCCGCATCCAGATCGACGTTGCGGCGAGCACCACTGCCGGCCGTGACGAAGGCAATGAGATGAGCCTTCAGGCAGGCCTGCGCGTCGGCTTCTGA
- a CDS encoding flagellar hook assembly protein FlgD, with amino-acid sequence MLKEILARLSGDDLTRAGQLIGRTAEFDSSVSGLSGSRPAEWRWTFPSTPDSLNAEILDSSGRVVASPPVSAAAGGTLAWDGRLADGSRAPDGAYVLRLTAKDRTGAAMAATMSSLGQVSEIMSRDGELWAGIGSVALPLSKLVRIAA; translated from the coding sequence GTGCTCAAGGAAATCCTTGCGCGCCTGTCCGGTGACGACCTCACGCGGGCGGGGCAGCTGATCGGCCGGACCGCCGAATTCGACAGCTCGGTCTCGGGCTTGAGCGGCAGCCGGCCCGCCGAATGGCGATGGACCTTTCCGTCCACGCCGGACTCGCTCAACGCCGAGATCCTCGACAGCAGCGGCCGCGTGGTCGCGAGCCCGCCCGTCAGCGCCGCGGCTGGCGGAACGCTGGCGTGGGACGGCAGGCTTGCCGACGGCAGCCGCGCCCCCGACGGCGCCTATGTGCTTCGCCTGACTGCCAAGGATCGCACGGGCGCGGCGATGGCCGCCACCATGAGCAGCCTCGGGCAGGTCAGCGAGATCATGAGCCGTGACGGCGAATTGTGGGCGGGGATCGGCAGCGTCGCGCTACCGCTCTCCAAGCTCGTCAGGATCGCTGCCTGA
- a CDS encoding UrcA family protein, whose translation MKNVAIAFAALSLLASGGALAQVGPVQMTVVTHDLDLRSSGGKAKLQRRLEIAAAEVCGDASASDPAGRRAIRTCRNEVVAAALQELVARQSASRLAQR comes from the coding sequence ATGAAGAATGTCGCAATCGCCTTTGCCGCACTATCGTTGCTCGCTAGCGGCGGCGCCCTCGCACAGGTGGGCCCGGTGCAGATGACCGTCGTCACCCATGACCTCGACCTTCGCTCCAGTGGTGGAAAGGCGAAGCTCCAGAGGCGGCTCGAGATCGCGGCCGCGGAAGTCTGTGGCGATGCGAGCGCGAGCGATCCGGCGGGTCGACGTGCGATCCGGACCTGTCGCAACGAGGTCGTCGCCGCCGCGCTGCAGGAACTGGTGGCACGCCAGTCCGCCTCCCGCCTCGCGCAGCGCTGA
- a CDS encoding alpha/beta hydrolase: MKTDRLLLPDGRDIALRHQRGREPTLLFLPGYASDMMGSKALHLADLATRHGISLLRFDYSGTGESSGRFEDGTLASWLDEAEAVAGRTDGPLVLVGSSMGGWLMLHLAERLAGRVVGLVGIAAAPDFTDWGYGDEDKRTLEAEGELRRDNPYGGDAELTTLSFWRSGEALKLLDRTIDFAGPVRLLHGDRDAEVPLDIAFRLKDALASEDVQLIIVKGGNHRLSGPGELALLERTVIDLLKS; this comes from the coding sequence GTGAAGACAGATCGGCTCCTCCTCCCCGACGGGCGCGATATTGCGCTGCGCCATCAGCGTGGGCGCGAGCCCACCCTTCTGTTCCTGCCGGGCTATGCCTCCGACATGATGGGATCGAAGGCGCTCCATCTCGCCGACTTGGCCACGCGGCACGGGATCAGCCTCCTGCGCTTCGACTATAGCGGAACCGGCGAATCCTCGGGCCGGTTCGAGGATGGCACGCTTGCCTCCTGGCTCGACGAGGCCGAGGCGGTCGCCGGACGAACCGATGGTCCGCTCGTCCTCGTCGGCTCCTCGATGGGCGGATGGCTCATGCTCCACCTTGCCGAGCGGCTGGCCGGAAGGGTGGTGGGCCTCGTCGGGATCGCGGCCGCGCCCGACTTCACCGACTGGGGATATGGCGACGAGGACAAAAGGACGCTCGAAGCCGAGGGCGAGTTGCGGCGCGACAACCCCTATGGCGGTGACGCGGAACTCACCACCCTGTCATTCTGGCGATCGGGCGAGGCGCTGAAGCTGCTCGATCGAACGATCGACTTCGCCGGCCCGGTACGCCTCCTTCATGGCGACCGCGATGCGGAGGTACCGCTCGACATCGCCTTCCGCCTGAAAGACGCGCTGGCCTCCGAAGACGTCCAGCTGATCATCGTGAAGGGCGGGAACCACCGGCTTTCCGGCCCAGGCGAACTGGCGCTGCTCGAACGGACCGTGATCGACTTGCTCAAGTCTTGA
- a CDS encoding VOC family protein, with the protein MKFLHSMLRVADPDRTIAFFKLLGLEERRRIENEAGRFTLIFLGVPGDEGGEVELTYNWDPEDYDGGRNFGHLAYEVDDVYATCQRLMDGGVTINRPPRDGRMAFVRSPDNISIELLNKGGAQAAAEPWASMPNTGVW; encoded by the coding sequence ATGAAATTCCTCCACAGCATGCTCCGGGTCGCCGACCCGGACCGTACCATCGCCTTCTTCAAGCTGCTCGGTCTCGAGGAGCGTCGCCGCATCGAGAACGAGGCGGGCCGCTTCACCCTGATCTTCCTCGGTGTGCCCGGCGACGAGGGAGGCGAGGTAGAACTCACCTACAACTGGGATCCCGAGGACTATGACGGCGGGCGCAATTTCGGCCACCTCGCCTACGAGGTCGACGACGTCTATGCGACCTGCCAGCGCCTGATGGATGGCGGAGTCACCATCAATCGTCCCCCGCGTGATGGGCGAATGGCCTTCGTCCGCAGCCCCGACAACATCTCGATCGAGCTCCTCAACAAGGGCGGTGCGCAGGCGGCCGCGGAACCGTGGGCCTCGATGCCGAACACGGGCGTCTGGTAA
- the gloB gene encoding hydroxyacylglutathione hydrolase: MEVVAVPALSDNYIWLVHADGHTAVVDPGDGDKALQAAAARGWTIDQILITHWHPDHTAGIPAVVAATGAKVWGPEAERDRFAGLDHGLTDGDRVMIGEEEAEVWAVPGHTLGHIAFVLSGRAFVGDTLFAGGCGRLFEGTPAQMHASLKRLATLPDETILYPAHEYSLSNYRFLAAEAPGDPEVTRRLREIQALRDSGEPTLPTTMGEERRSNLFLRAEDEASFARLRAAKDSFR; this comes from the coding sequence ATGGAGGTCGTCGCCGTCCCCGCGCTGTCCGACAACTACATCTGGCTGGTCCACGCGGACGGCCACACGGCGGTGGTCGATCCGGGGGACGGCGACAAGGCGCTCCAGGCGGCGGCGGCGCGCGGCTGGACGATCGACCAGATCCTGATCACGCACTGGCATCCCGATCACACCGCCGGAATTCCTGCCGTCGTGGCCGCGACCGGCGCCAAGGTCTGGGGACCCGAAGCCGAGCGTGACAGGTTTGCCGGGCTCGACCATGGCCTGACCGATGGCGACCGCGTCATGATCGGGGAGGAAGAGGCCGAGGTCTGGGCCGTTCCCGGCCATACGCTCGGGCACATCGCCTTCGTCCTTTCCGGGCGGGCTTTCGTCGGCGACACGCTCTTCGCGGGCGGTTGCGGCCGGTTGTTTGAGGGGACGCCCGCCCAGATGCACGCGTCGCTCAAGCGCCTTGCGACCTTGCCGGACGAGACGATCCTTTATCCCGCGCACGAATACAGCCTGTCCAACTATCGCTTTCTTGCCGCAGAGGCCCCGGGCGATCCAGAAGTGACGCGCCGCCTGCGTGAGATTCAGGCGCTGCGCGACTCGGGCGAACCGACCCTCCCAACGACCATGGGGGAAGAGCGGCGCAGCAATCTTTTCCTTCGCGCCGAGGACGAGGCGAGCTTCGCACGGCTCAGGGCCGCGAAGGACAGCTTCCGTTAA
- a CDS encoding long-chain fatty acid--CoA ligase → MRKSKKLETFPNLVAMFLDRVEQRGDTPFLWAKREGEWRSISYTDAARQVAALSASLIGLGCKPGDRVMLVSENRPEWLIADLAIMAAGCVTVPTYTTNTTRDHTHILTNSGARAVIVSSQKLAKALIPAVLFASDCQDVIGIEDIRTGQPVNGARFHQWDELLAGPSDLGAVKERIAGIGRDDLACLIYTSGTGGAPRGVRQHHGAILHNVAACLDVIANDFGWDDEVFLSFLPASHAYEHSGGQMFPIGLGAQIYFAESLEKLAANIEEVRPTLMVVVPRLFEMLRQRMLKAIEKQGGIPQKLMARALSIGKERYEQGSIAIKDWPADVAVKLLLKRKVSQKFGGRIKAMVSGGAPLNPDVGLFFHSLGITLLQGYGQTESGPVISCNRPKNGIRLETVGPPLLNTEVKFAEDGELLVRGELVMHGYWNNEEETARVLKDGWLHTGDVGHFDEAGRIVITDRKKDLIVNDKGDNVSPQRVEGMLTLQPEIAQAMVFGDRRPHLVALLVPEPELVTACKRNDAAIRAGLQKAVDRVNAELSVIEKVRRFTLADEAFSVENEQMTPSMKIRRHVLKQVYGERLDALYGK, encoded by the coding sequence ATGCGCAAGAGCAAGAAGCTCGAAACATTCCCTAATCTCGTCGCGATGTTTCTCGACCGGGTCGAACAGCGCGGCGACACACCGTTCCTCTGGGCAAAGCGCGAGGGCGAGTGGCGCTCGATCAGCTACACCGATGCGGCCCGCCAGGTTGCAGCGCTGTCGGCGAGCCTGATCGGACTCGGCTGCAAGCCGGGCGACCGGGTCATGCTGGTGTCCGAGAACCGGCCCGAATGGTTGATCGCCGATCTCGCGATCATGGCCGCGGGCTGCGTCACCGTTCCAACCTACACCACGAACACGACCCGCGACCACACGCATATCCTTACCAACAGCGGTGCGCGCGCGGTCATCGTGTCGAGCCAGAAGCTGGCCAAGGCGCTGATCCCGGCGGTCCTCTTCGCATCGGACTGCCAGGACGTGATCGGGATCGAGGACATCCGCACCGGGCAGCCGGTCAACGGCGCGCGCTTCCATCAGTGGGACGAACTGCTGGCGGGGCCGTCCGACCTCGGCGCGGTGAAAGAGCGGATTGCCGGCATCGGCCGCGACGACCTTGCCTGCCTCATCTACACCAGCGGCACCGGCGGCGCCCCGCGCGGCGTCCGCCAGCATCATGGCGCGATCCTTCACAATGTCGCGGCCTGCCTCGATGTCATCGCCAACGACTTCGGCTGGGACGATGAGGTCTTCCTGTCATTCCTTCCCGCAAGCCATGCCTATGAGCATAGCGGCGGGCAGATGTTCCCGATCGGGCTGGGCGCCCAGATCTACTTTGCCGAGAGCCTCGAGAAGCTCGCGGCCAATATCGAGGAAGTGCGTCCGACTCTGATGGTCGTCGTCCCGCGCCTGTTCGAGATGCTCCGCCAGCGGATGCTTAAGGCGATCGAGAAGCAGGGCGGGATCCCGCAGAAGCTGATGGCGCGGGCCCTGTCGATCGGCAAGGAGCGCTACGAGCAGGGAAGCATCGCGATCAAGGACTGGCCGGCGGACGTGGCGGTGAAGCTGCTGCTGAAGCGCAAGGTTTCGCAGAAGTTCGGCGGCCGGATCAAGGCGATGGTTTCGGGCGGGGCACCGCTCAACCCCGACGTCGGCCTCTTCTTCCATTCGCTCGGGATCACCCTGCTGCAGGGCTATGGCCAGACCGAGTCCGGCCCTGTCATCAGTTGCAACCGTCCCAAGAACGGCATTCGCCTCGAGACCGTCGGACCGCCGCTCCTCAACACCGAAGTGAAGTTCGCCGAGGACGGCGAGTTGCTCGTGCGGGGCGAGCTGGTGATGCACGGCTATTGGAACAACGAGGAAGAGACGGCGCGCGTCCTCAAGGACGGTTGGCTGCACACCGGCGACGTCGGCCATTTCGACGAAGCGGGCCGAATCGTCATCACCGACCGGAAGAAGGATCTTATCGTCAACGACAAGGGCGACAACGTCTCGCCGCAGCGGGTCGAGGGGATGCTCACGCTCCAGCCCGAGATCGCGCAGGCGATGGTCTTCGGTGACCGTCGGCCGCACCTCGTCGCGCTGCTCGTTCCCGAGCCCGAGCTTGTGACCGCCTGCAAGCGCAACGATGCGGCGATCCGCGCTGGCCTTCAGAAGGCGGTCGACCGGGTCAATGCCGAGCTGAGCGTCATCGAGAAGGTGCGGCGGTTCACCCTCGCCGACGAAGCCTTCTCGGTCGAGAACGAGCAGATGACGCCGAGCATGAAGATCCGCCGTCACGTGCTCAAGCAGGTCTACGGCGAGCGGCTCGACGCCCTCTACGGGAAGTGA